AAGAGAAAAAACGACTACGCTGATTTACTGCCATTTAATTGGAAAGGATAAACAAGAAAGATGGATAAAGTCAAAAGTCAGACATGCTTCGTCTGGCTTTTGACTTTATTATAGCTTGGAGAGAAATAAGGGCGAGGCCGAATGCTTACGATAAAAGAGATTAATATATATCAAACTTTAGTGTAGCTTAGGAATTTATTTACCGAGATAGCTATTCGTTGTTTCAAATTAATCACTACTTTTGTAGCAATACAAATAAAAGACTTATCATGTGATGAATCGGAGAACACACAATTGGATTATGTAAACAATCAATCATACTGAATTATGAAGAAAGTAAAACGTATATTGATTTATGTGTTGGCTATAGGTACAATCATTTATTTAGGATTCTACTTTGCGCCTATCAAGATTTACTTAATGCCGATAAATGCATGGGAACGTCAGATTTGGTCGGGGCCTACTTCCACACAAAAAGAGGAAAACTTTGTAGTCTATAATCATTTGTGCAAAAGCAAGCAGACACTTATCGACAGTATCATTGCTTTCCATGACCGGACAATCCGATTGGATTCGATTAAAAAATATCCTGATGGCTATCACCGCAGCTTTTTCAGAAGGAGCATCGTTCTTAATAAAGACTACCGGGAAGAACCGAATGGTTCGGATATCATATTCGATCATATGGACAAACTGATTTTGGCAGTTGAATGGAGAATTACAGGAGATACGGTCTGCGCGAATTCCTTTAGTGAAAATTATAAAGTTCATCTTACAGATACTGCAACAACATCAATATACAGCCTATCCAAATTAGTCAGAGAAAAACAAAAATAAAAAACATGACGATGAAAAAACTAAATTTCTTAAGCTTGTTGTTCATAGCAATCACTATTGTGAGTTGCCGTAATACAACAACAAAAAACACGACAACAAATGTTGCTCCTTCAAACGAAGAAATACAAAAAGCTGGAGAAACAAACAATGAAATGTTGAGACTTACTACAATGGAATTGACGGATAAAAAGTGGCTGGAGATAAAATCCGGTTATGACAAATTAATGAAGGCTCAGAATGAAATCATGGATGGAGAGTACTACGAAGGTAGTCTGTATATAAACTTATCCGGAATAGCAACGCCTGATGATGTTTCTTTGGGAGGAATGATCGTATATTATAAATTGAAAGAGCAAGACTATCGGTTTCTACCGGACAAGGAATATGCGGAACGTATTAAATATGTTTTCGGGATTGACTTGAATGCTCCTGATGCTTTAGACAAGAATAAATTAAAAAATCATGAAGACTACATTGTAGCTCTAAATCCAAATCCTGATATGGACAGTGAAAGCAACATACAAGACAAAGAGTTCTATCCATACAGGAATCATCTGTATTTTTTCAAAAAATTCAATATCTGTGTTGTGCAAATGCCTTCTGCCCTATTACTGGAAATAGATAAAAACACGGACAAGGATCATATTAATGTTTATAAAAACCCTTTTGATTATCATTGGAATAATTATGTACTAAATGACAATAAGGCTAGTCTAACCTGGTTATTAAGCAATGGAAAAGAAATGGAAGTGAAAGATTTGCTATTTTGCTTTGGCTATGATAAGGACGCCAAGTTGAATAAACTAATATTGGACAGCATCTCTAATAATGCAAATGACGGGTATTCCGTTGAAAGTCTGGAGCAGGCCTTTGCAGGGAGAGATTTAAACGGCAAATTACAGATTCATGAGAATCTACTAAAGTTTATACAAGAAAATCCAACTAATGATTATGTCAAAATGCTTGATATATATGGGAATTATTGTTTAGGAGAAAGAACGGATCGCAAATTTACAAGGGATGAAAGTTTTAAGATTGCCGCATATATTACTTATTATCTGAAACTGATAGATTTAGAAAACCACAAGCGTTCAGGTAGCGACGAGTATCTTATAATAAATGATATGTTGTTTCGAATAATCGGAGCACTAGAAGATGAAGAAGGGAACCAAAGAGATGATGAAGGTGGGGACTCCAAGTTTCTGAAAGAGATAATAAAGAATGATTACTATAATCTGCCGAATTTCAAAGAAATGGTACATGGTTTAGTAAACGATTACAGAAATATCGGCTATTCATCTGAAGAAGCCGACTAACCAAGTAAATGATATGTAAGCCTAATAAAAGAGAAATGAATATAGAAGAATTTAGAGAATACTGCCTGTCTTTTAAGGGAGTCCATGAAAAGATGCCGTTTCCCAATGTACCCGATAAATATAGCCGTGACATTCTATGCTTTTATGTAGCAGACAAATGGTTCTGTTTCGTTAATATTGAGATTTTCGATTTTTGCTGCATCAAATGCAACCCTGATGAATCAAGGGAGTTGCAAACCGAATATGCCGGTATAAGACCGGGATGGCACATGAATAAGAAATATTGGATCAGCGTCTATTTCAATCAAGATGTACCTGATGAGAAAATCAAAGAGCTTGTAAGCAACTCCTACGATATCGTAGTCAAAAGTCTGACAAAGAAAGAACGGGAAATACTATAAATAAAGGAAGGATTCAAAAACCTCCCAAACGTAAATCCTGTACTCTGTTGTCTTTCCAAAAAACAGTGAAATTATAATTTACACCACTATTCCTGTAAAACACAATCTCCCAACTATCACTATATAATACAGCCGGCACGATCGTATAGGGATAAAATTCATCCTGCCAGGATCCGTATATTTTTTCTTTATATTTCTGCTGGCTTTTGCTGGACAGCATGCTATCTAATTGTTCTGTCATAGGTACCCAGTTCTGCAATAACACCTGTAATTCCAATAATTGCCTGGAGAACGGAGCAGAAGCATCCCCTTCTATCAGAACAAGAGTTTCTACCGAGTAAAAGGGCAATTGCACTGCACCGCTCCAAAGGTAGCATTTATCTCGCCACCAATCACAAACCTTACAGGTAAAGATGCCCAAACCTTCCACTTTATACTCTCTCTTAGTTCCAAACAACTCGTTTATCAGTGTCTTGAATACTTTCATTACTTTTCCCATCGTTTTCATTTTTTTTGCTATACACTAACAATATCACTATGATTTTAAGAATCTTACCGCATGCCATGTTATTCTTCGTAATAAGTAAAGATACGCTCGACATAAGGTTTTAATATACGACCGAGCCCCGTGCCAAAATCAACATAATCTTTGAAATTCTTTGTTTCAATCCAGTTACCATTCGCATCACAGCCGTAGTCTTGGAAGTCTTTGTAGAGTATTTCAAATCCTAGCCGCTCGTCAATCGGTCGTCCTTGTTCATCGTATTTCTCTTGCACGATACTATTACGAACAACGGTTTTCAGTTTACCGTTCGGATAATATTTACGTTTACACCAGGACTCTAACTCTTTATTACCTTCATCGTCAATTCTATATTTTTCCACAACGCGGTTACTGTCACTGTATTCATAGATGAAATGCGTTTCCGGCCTATCACGACTCAGCAAATCATACACTTGGGTCTGCGCCAACAAGCCGTTTGTATCATACTCATAGACTGTTTTTCCCGATAATTCCCCTATATTATAATATTCCCTCTTCTCTACCAACAAATCATGTTCGTTATAATCATATTCGGTCATAGCCGGTTTGTAAATCGTGCCGTCAATCTGTTTGGTTCGGATAAGATTTCCTCTGTCGTCATAAGTGTTTATCTCCCCATGGGAATCACTATACACAATTTCCAGCAGTTTCCCGTCAGTATTATACTTACTGACAATCGTACTGTTAGTTTTCGGAAAGCAGAGTGTAGATGTATGTCCCCAAGTCTCATAGGTATAATCGGTCTTGCGGATAATATTTTCTTGTTTGTCGTACTCGTTACATTGAGCAAGA
The DNA window shown above is from Bacteroides faecium and carries:
- a CDS encoding MmcQ/YjbR family DNA-binding protein; protein product: MNIEEFREYCLSFKGVHEKMPFPNVPDKYSRDILCFYVADKWFCFVNIEIFDFCCIKCNPDESRELQTEYAGIRPGWHMNKKYWISVYFNQDVPDEKIKELVSNSYDIVVKSLTKKEREIL